GGCGACGGCTCTGGCCACCATGGCCTGCGCCTGGGCGGGAGTGCCGCGCTTTTGCTTGTGCTCCTCGGCAAGGGCGGGCGTCGACGTGCCATCGCGTTTTGCGCGCTCGCGCTCGGTGGTCGCGCACTTCGGGTTTGCGCCTCGCCAATGGCAATCTGGAGAGGTTGACCGCACGGGAAGCATCTCATGCGGCGACGCGATGATGCGCGCAGCGCTCTACGAAGCCGCCAACGTCTTGCTCGGCGCACGACGCGGTGGCCGTGGCTGAAAGCCTGGGCGATGGGTGTGGCGAAGCATCGCGGCAAGGCGCGCGCGAAGGTTACGCCCGCGCATCGGCTCGGCGTCATCATGCACCGCATATGGATGGTAGTGAGTTTCGCTGGAAACGCGACGGCGTGGATGACGTAGCCGCCTGGCATCGAGAATCCAAAAGGAGGAGAATCGGAAAACTACGGTAGCTTCCGCTCTTGCGGAGGATGCTCCCGCGGAGATAAGGGACGAGGCGAGTTCGCCTTAGGCCCAGCTCCGCTCCGTCGATGACGGTGCGAGGGTGTATGACAGATTGTTCCGCCTCGTTCTCCGATCCCATCCTGTTGACGGCTCCAGACCGGGAGCCGATCACATAGAGAAGCGAGACCCCCATGGAGCATCGTCTAAAGCCAAAGGTGGAACAGATCTGGAAAAACCAGGGCAGAGAAACTTGACTTGGTTGCCCCGATTATGGAGGGGCCTAAGTCCGACAGGCTGATAGCCCAAATTCGGTTTGAACAAGAGATGCTCGCTCGGCCTGCACGGGTTTCCCCCTGTCGTTATTCGCCTTTGCAAACCCACGCGCTTGGCG
The Deltaproteobacteria bacterium genome window above contains:
- a CDS encoding transposase — protein: ATALATMACAWAGVPRFCLCSSARAGVDVPSRFARSRSVVAHFGFAPRQWQSGEVDRTGSISCGDAMMRAALYEAANVLLGARRGGRG